The following coding sequences are from one Lipingzhangella halophila window:
- a CDS encoding acyl-CoA synthetase, with the protein MTAKPGPAAHFTTAAPHGSPESGFALADLFAAVAEAVPDRIALLAGERRLSYRELDTRATLVARHLRSAGIERREHVAILAYNRAEWLESALGVLRAGAVPVNVNYRYVARELRHVLADAGAVALIAERSLTSRVAEIRAELPKLRHVLLLDDGSPGTSLPGTDFENALARTTGDRSELPPASGDDLYLLYTGGTTGDPKGVMWRQADIFRVALESRRPDVPPASSPAELAERARARSPRRMLVLGPLMHAAGQWNALYMLLSGRTVVLNTRRPFDPADVVGVADREGVHALQVVGDTMARPIARQLLADPSRCANLTTVLSGGTPLTSVVRELWREWRPDIALNDSYGGTETGVCGASGAVDGTDAPSFTMGASVAVLDSELRPLPAGSEEVGRIARTGRIPLGYYNDPERTARTFPRDSEGRRWAISGDYGTIAADGSVRLLGRGSAVINTGGEKVYPEEVESVLKAHPDIDDTIVVPAPDDHLGQQVCAVIAAVPGRRPSEEQLRAHCRTRLAGFKVPRAFHLVDQVRRTAVGKQDYRWAMAVARRSA; encoded by the coding sequence ATGACCGCGAAGCCAGGCCCCGCGGCGCACTTCACCACGGCCGCGCCGCACGGATCCCCCGAGAGCGGGTTCGCGCTTGCCGACCTCTTCGCCGCCGTGGCCGAGGCGGTTCCCGATCGGATCGCCCTGCTGGCGGGCGAGCGGCGGTTGAGCTACCGCGAGCTCGACACCCGCGCGACCCTCGTGGCGCGCCACCTGCGGTCGGCCGGTATCGAGCGCCGCGAGCACGTCGCCATCCTCGCCTACAACCGGGCCGAATGGCTGGAGTCGGCACTCGGGGTGCTGCGCGCGGGAGCCGTCCCGGTGAATGTCAACTACCGCTACGTAGCGCGCGAGCTGCGCCACGTCCTCGCCGACGCCGGCGCCGTGGCGCTGATCGCCGAGCGGTCACTGACCAGCCGGGTCGCCGAGATCCGCGCCGAGCTGCCGAAGCTGCGCCACGTGCTGCTGCTCGACGACGGAAGCCCCGGCACCTCCTTGCCGGGCACCGACTTCGAGAACGCGCTCGCCCGAACCACCGGTGACCGCAGCGAACTGCCGCCCGCCAGCGGCGACGACCTCTACCTGCTCTACACCGGCGGCACCACCGGCGACCCGAAGGGGGTCATGTGGCGCCAGGCGGACATCTTCCGCGTCGCCCTGGAGAGCCGCCGCCCGGATGTGCCCCCCGCGTCCTCGCCGGCTGAGCTCGCTGAGCGGGCGCGAGCCCGCTCGCCGCGCCGGATGCTGGTCCTCGGACCGCTGATGCACGCCGCGGGCCAGTGGAACGCCCTGTACATGCTCCTCAGCGGCCGGACCGTGGTGCTGAACACGCGGCGCCCGTTCGACCCGGCGGACGTCGTCGGCGTCGCCGACCGCGAGGGCGTGCACGCGCTGCAGGTGGTCGGGGACACGATGGCGCGCCCGATCGCCCGGCAACTGCTGGCCGATCCGTCCCGGTGCGCCAACCTGACCACGGTCCTCTCCGGTGGGACCCCACTCACCTCGGTGGTTCGGGAGCTCTGGCGCGAGTGGCGGCCCGATATCGCGCTCAACGACAGCTACGGGGGCACCGAGACGGGGGTGTGCGGCGCGTCCGGTGCCGTCGACGGCACCGACGCCCCGAGCTTCACCATGGGGGCGAGCGTCGCGGTGCTGGACAGTGAGCTTCGCCCACTGCCGGCGGGGTCGGAGGAGGTCGGCCGCATCGCCCGCACCGGCCGTATCCCGCTCGGCTACTACAACGATCCGGAACGGACCGCGCGCACGTTCCCCCGCGACTCCGAAGGTCGCCGCTGGGCGATATCGGGCGACTACGGGACCATCGCCGCGGACGGCTCGGTGAGACTGCTGGGCCGGGGATCCGCGGTGATCAACACCGGCGGGGAGAAGGTGTACCCCGAAGAGGTCGAGTCGGTGCTCAAGGCACATCCCGACATCGATGACACCATCGTGGTGCCGGCGCCCGACGACCACCTCGGCCAGCAGGTCTGTGCCGTCATCGCCGCCGTACCCGGTCGCCGGCCCAGCGAGGAACAGCTTCGCGCCCACTGCCGCACCCGGCTCGCCGGCTTCAAGGTGCCGCGCGCGTTCCACCTCGTTGACCAGGTCCGCCGGACCGCGGTCGGCAAGCAGGACTACCGGTGGGCCATGGCGGTGGCACGCCGTTCCGCCTGA
- the rocD gene encoding ornithine--oxo-acid transaminase: MGDNRGPDRRVGDDDPAISTTDHIGLAETHSAHNYDPLPVVIAEGEGAWVTDVEGRHYLDLLAGYSALNFGHRNPELLAAAQWQLGRVTLTSRAFYNDRFAPFVTALSGMVGKDQVLPMNTGAEAVETAIKVARRWAYDVKGVPDGEATIVVAGGNFHGRTTTIISFSEDPEAYTGFGPYTPGFRTVPYGDADAVEAAVGPTTAAVLVEPVQGEAGVLVPPPDYLPRLREICDRERVLLIADEVQSGLGRTGTIAACEHTGVEPDAYLFGKALGGGVLPVSAMVANEEVLGVVRPGQHGSTFGGNPLAGALGSTVVRMLREGPYLADARALGEVMRTRLKEFGGAGVLATRTIGPWAGIDVDPSLASGRELCERLAARGVLAKEAHGSTIRLSPPFVVSEEDLNWGLDQVAAVLTDLRASAGSA; encoded by the coding sequence ATGGGCGACAACCGCGGCCCGGACCGGCGCGTGGGGGACGACGACCCCGCGATCTCAACCACCGACCACATCGGGCTCGCCGAGACGCACTCGGCACACAACTACGACCCACTGCCCGTAGTGATCGCCGAAGGCGAGGGGGCCTGGGTCACCGACGTTGAGGGGCGCCATTACCTCGACCTCCTGGCCGGATACTCGGCACTCAACTTCGGCCACCGGAACCCCGAGCTGCTCGCCGCGGCCCAGTGGCAACTGGGCCGGGTCACGCTCACCAGCCGGGCTTTCTACAACGACCGGTTCGCGCCGTTCGTTACCGCGCTCTCCGGGATGGTCGGCAAGGACCAGGTGCTGCCGATGAACACCGGAGCCGAGGCGGTGGAGACCGCGATCAAGGTCGCGCGCAGGTGGGCCTACGACGTCAAGGGTGTGCCCGACGGCGAGGCGACCATCGTCGTCGCGGGCGGCAACTTCCATGGCCGGACGACCACGATCATCTCCTTCTCCGAGGATCCCGAGGCCTACACCGGGTTCGGGCCGTACACGCCAGGGTTCCGCACTGTCCCGTACGGGGACGCCGACGCGGTCGAGGCGGCGGTCGGCCCAACCACCGCCGCGGTCCTGGTCGAGCCGGTCCAGGGCGAGGCGGGCGTGCTTGTGCCGCCGCCGGACTACCTGCCGCGGCTTCGCGAGATCTGCGACCGTGAGCGCGTACTGCTCATCGCCGACGAGGTGCAGTCGGGGCTGGGCCGGACCGGCACCATCGCGGCCTGCGAGCACACCGGGGTCGAGCCCGACGCCTACCTCTTCGGCAAGGCGCTGGGCGGGGGTGTCCTCCCTGTCTCGGCGATGGTGGCCAACGAGGAGGTGTTGGGCGTGGTGCGTCCCGGCCAGCACGGCAGCACCTTCGGCGGGAACCCGCTCGCGGGTGCCCTTGGGAGCACCGTTGTGCGGATGCTGCGCGAAGGGCCGTACCTGGCGGACGCACGCGCTTTGGGCGAGGTCATGCGGACCCGGCTCAAGGAGTTCGGCGGCGCTGGCGTGCTCGCCACGCGCACAATCGGGCCGTGGGCGGGGATAGACGTCGATCCCTCCCTGGCGAGCGGGCGCGAGCTGTGCGAGCGCCTCGCTGCGCGTGGGGTTCTGGCCAAAGAGGCGCACGGGTCCACGATCCGCCTGTCGCCGCCGTTCGTGGTCTCCGAGGAGGACCTCAACTGGGGACTCGACCAGGTCGCCGCCGTGCTCACCGATCTGCGAGCGAGCGCCGGATCGGCGTAG
- a CDS encoding DUF6463 family protein, with protein MRSTTLNRLAGWAMVAIGVVHTAVFLPHPYWADWLSGDLWAGGGAPEAVAVFWALPGSFVPVLVVLGLLVARAGRRGEALPGYTGWVLGAWALLCVLLIGPSGFLLGLVPAALLIAANLVARRRPAAVGRSGAEEA; from the coding sequence ATGAGATCCACAACGCTGAACCGATTGGCCGGGTGGGCCATGGTCGCCATCGGCGTCGTGCACACCGCGGTCTTTCTCCCGCATCCCTACTGGGCGGACTGGCTGTCCGGCGACCTGTGGGCAGGAGGGGGCGCCCCCGAGGCGGTCGCCGTCTTCTGGGCGCTGCCGGGCAGTTTCGTCCCCGTGCTCGTCGTGCTCGGCCTCCTGGTCGCTCGGGCCGGCCGCAGGGGCGAGGCGCTACCGGGCTATACCGGCTGGGTCCTGGGAGCGTGGGCCCTGCTGTGTGTCCTGCTCATCGGCCCCAGCGGGTTCCTGCTCGGACTGGTCCCCGCGGCGCTGCTCATCGCCGCGAACCTGGTCGCGCGGCGGCGCCCGGCGGCTGTTGGCCGCTCAGGTGCCGAAGAGGCCTGA
- a CDS encoding SGNH/GDSL hydrolase family protein gives MRRPDLSRRTLILGTTAASLVMILIVALVIPTTRGGMVDAWCGLGPCPTQEPQDAEPDGTGRLLRMSPEEAATWGNYIALGDSYSSGDGAGDYAPGTDGDGGCWRSANAYPEHIAENNEFAGELGFFACSGQRGAAMLEAIGSDESQLDRLTEHTSLVTIGIGGNDLGFTSVLRTCMMRVPLLESGNCVGQESDIDKRMDKFEDTFPNLLSEIRDRAPDARVLILGYPRLFPAKPKSMYYTLTTSDQNWLNEVGQRLNEELQDTVEEADSDIVGGDNTGSVEFVNVSSALKGHEVSAEEAWINGVVWRDITDGVTIDRSTFHPNADGQNALSKRLQKQIEEGPERPLYATRATVDNAEPDVLASEFD, from the coding sequence GTGCGCAGACCGGATCTCAGCAGACGCACCCTGATCCTGGGTACCACCGCCGCCTCCCTCGTCATGATCTTGATCGTCGCCCTTGTCATTCCCACCACGCGCGGCGGCATGGTCGACGCCTGGTGCGGCCTGGGCCCATGCCCCACCCAGGAACCACAGGACGCCGAGCCCGACGGCACCGGCAGGCTGCTGCGCATGTCCCCCGAAGAGGCGGCCACGTGGGGAAACTACATCGCGTTGGGCGACTCCTACTCCTCCGGTGACGGAGCGGGCGACTACGCTCCCGGCACCGACGGGGACGGCGGCTGCTGGCGTTCGGCCAACGCCTACCCGGAGCACATCGCGGAGAACAACGAGTTCGCCGGCGAGCTGGGCTTCTTCGCGTGCAGCGGGCAACGGGGCGCCGCCATGCTCGAAGCGATCGGCTCCGACGAGTCCCAGCTCGACCGGCTCACCGAGCACACCTCCCTGGTCACGATCGGAATCGGCGGCAACGACCTCGGATTCACCTCGGTACTGCGGACCTGCATGATGCGGGTCCCGCTGCTGGAGAGCGGCAACTGCGTCGGCCAAGAGTCCGACATCGACAAGCGCATGGACAAGTTCGAGGACACCTTCCCGAACCTGCTCTCGGAGATCCGCGACCGCGCACCCGACGCCCGCGTGCTGATCCTGGGCTATCCGCGGCTGTTCCCCGCCAAGCCCAAGAGCATGTACTACACGCTGACCACCAGCGACCAGAACTGGCTGAACGAGGTCGGCCAGCGGCTCAACGAGGAACTCCAAGACACCGTGGAGGAGGCCGACTCCGACATCGTCGGCGGCGACAACACCGGCAGCGTCGAGTTCGTGAACGTCTCCAGCGCCTTGAAGGGCCACGAGGTCAGCGCCGAGGAGGCGTGGATCAACGGTGTGGTGTGGCGCGACATCACCGACGGCGTCACGATCGACCGCAGCACCTTCCACCCGAACGCCGACGGCCAGAACGCGCTCAGCAAACGGCTGCAGAAGCAGATCGAGGAAGGCCCCGAGCGGCCGCTGTACGCCACGCGCGCCACCGTGGACAACGCGGAACCCGACGTGCTGGCCTCGGAGTTCGATTAG
- a CDS encoding 8-amino-7-oxononanoate synthase, which translates to MEVSDPFDWLERAAQERAEAGLTRRVRPRPPDDGLLDLAGNDYLGLARHPAVVRAAADAATRWGAGATGSRLVTGDTTLHGELERELASYYGTESALVFSSGYAANLGMVTGLAGGGTHLACDRHNHASLIDATRLAKANGASAALFGHADLTSAQDALASSGAMTRRLVVSDTVFSVDGDLTDVAGLSRISRRHRAGLLLDDAHGLGVIGPGGQGALTAAGLRGASDIVVSVTLSKALGAQGGAVLGPHRVIRHLVDTARTFIFDTGLAPAPAAGALAALTLLRAEPQRAERVRGIAHTLASALGEQGLRVSAPRAAVVSVLAPSPDDAVAWAGRCRHAGVRVGCFRPPSVPDGRPRLRLTARADLTDADVDRVVDVLAGTRPVPVGTR; encoded by the coding sequence ATGGAGGTCTCGGACCCGTTCGACTGGTTGGAGCGTGCGGCACAGGAACGGGCCGAGGCCGGACTCACCCGCCGGGTACGGCCGCGCCCACCGGATGACGGGCTGCTCGACCTCGCGGGCAATGACTACCTCGGGTTGGCCCGGCACCCCGCGGTCGTGCGGGCCGCGGCGGACGCCGCGACGCGGTGGGGCGCCGGGGCCACCGGCTCCCGCCTGGTGACCGGGGACACGACGCTGCACGGCGAACTGGAGCGGGAGCTCGCTTCCTACTACGGCACCGAGTCGGCGCTGGTGTTCTCCTCCGGTTACGCCGCCAACCTCGGCATGGTCACGGGTCTGGCGGGCGGCGGGACGCACCTGGCCTGTGACCGGCACAACCACGCCTCACTGATCGATGCCACGCGGCTCGCCAAGGCCAACGGCGCGTCGGCCGCCCTGTTCGGGCACGCCGACCTCACGAGCGCTCAGGATGCGCTGGCCAGCAGTGGGGCGATGACCCGGCGGCTCGTTGTCAGCGACACGGTGTTCTCGGTGGACGGCGACCTCACCGATGTCGCCGGGCTCTCCCGGATCTCCCGGCGGCACCGAGCGGGCCTGCTGCTGGACGACGCGCACGGGCTGGGCGTCATCGGGCCCGGTGGCCAGGGCGCACTGACCGCGGCCGGGCTCCGCGGGGCCAGCGACATCGTGGTCTCGGTCACACTCTCCAAGGCGCTGGGCGCCCAGGGAGGCGCGGTGCTCGGGCCGCACCGGGTCATCCGGCACCTGGTCGATACGGCCCGGACGTTCATCTTCGACACCGGTCTGGCACCGGCGCCGGCCGCCGGGGCACTGGCCGCGCTGACGCTGCTGCGGGCGGAGCCGCAGCGGGCGGAACGGGTGCGCGGCATCGCGCACACGCTGGCGTCGGCACTCGGCGAACAGGGGTTGCGGGTAAGCGCCCCGCGGGCCGCCGTCGTATCGGTGCTGGCCCCCTCCCCCGACGACGCCGTGGCCTGGGCCGGCCGGTGCCGGCACGCCGGGGTCCGAGTGGGCTGCTTCCGGCCGCCCTCGGTTCCGGACGGCCGCCCGCGGCTGCGGCTGACCGCCCGCGCCGACCTCACCGACGCCGACGTCGACCGCGTTGTCGATGTGCTGGCGGGCACCCGGCCCGTTCCGGTCGGAACGCGCTGA
- a CDS encoding adenosylmethionine--8-amino-7-oxononanoate transaminase produces the protein MNIRATTGRRHGPAARAAWVREVDREHVWHPYAAIPPTAAPYVVTGASGTRLRLAGDGGAEREAVDAMSSWWSAIHGYGHPVIDDAVRSQLDRFSHVMFGGLTHEPAARLAAALVDLTPEPLQRVFLADSGSVSVEVALKMCLQYWRSRGRPAKRRMLTWRGGYHGDTFHAMSVCDPDGGMHALWGDVLPQQVFADAPPPGYAAGTDPDYVTHLDTLIGAYADELAAVVVEPVVQGAGGMRFHDPGYLRALREITDRHGVLLVFDEIATGFGRTGEMFAAEHAGIAPDVLCLGKALTGGYLTLAATVCTSELAEGIAGGEVPVLAHGPTFMGNPLACAAASASVELLRGRDWRADVSRIESGLRGGLDPLRGMPGVRDVRTLGAIGVVELDRPVDTRVATAAALDAGVWLRPFRDLVYAMPPYVCDDADVARIADGMVAATRASLEAE, from the coding sequence ATGAACATTCGGGCGACGACAGGTCGCCGGCACGGGCCGGCAGCGAGGGCGGCCTGGGTGCGCGAGGTCGACCGGGAGCACGTGTGGCATCCCTACGCCGCGATCCCGCCGACCGCCGCTCCCTACGTGGTCACTGGGGCCAGCGGCACCCGGCTTCGGCTGGCCGGCGACGGCGGTGCGGAACGCGAGGCCGTCGACGCGATGTCCTCCTGGTGGTCGGCCATCCACGGCTACGGCCACCCGGTCATCGACGACGCTGTCCGCTCCCAGCTCGACCGGTTCAGCCACGTCATGTTCGGCGGGCTCACCCACGAGCCGGCCGCGCGCCTGGCCGCCGCACTCGTGGACCTCACCCCGGAACCCCTGCAGCGGGTGTTCCTCGCCGACTCCGGGTCGGTCTCGGTGGAGGTGGCGCTGAAGATGTGCCTGCAGTACTGGCGCTCGCGGGGCCGGCCCGCCAAGCGCCGAATGCTGACCTGGCGCGGTGGCTACCACGGCGACACGTTCCACGCGATGTCAGTGTGCGACCCCGACGGCGGCATGCACGCGCTGTGGGGGGACGTCCTGCCCCAGCAGGTGTTCGCCGACGCGCCGCCACCGGGATACGCGGCCGGTACCGACCCCGACTATGTCACCCACCTCGACACGCTCATCGGGGCGTACGCGGACGAGCTGGCGGCGGTGGTCGTGGAGCCCGTGGTGCAGGGCGCCGGGGGGATGCGCTTCCATGACCCCGGGTACCTGCGGGCGCTGCGCGAGATCACCGACCGGCACGGTGTGCTGCTGGTGTTCGACGAGATCGCCACGGGGTTCGGCCGTACCGGCGAGATGTTCGCCGCGGAGCACGCTGGTATCGCCCCCGACGTGCTGTGCCTGGGCAAGGCGCTTACGGGCGGCTACCTGACGCTGGCCGCGACGGTGTGTACGAGCGAGCTCGCCGAGGGCATCGCCGGCGGCGAGGTGCCGGTGCTCGCGCACGGACCGACCTTTATGGGCAACCCACTGGCCTGCGCCGCGGCGTCGGCGTCAGTGGAGCTGCTGCGCGGCCGGGACTGGCGCGCCGACGTCTCTCGGATCGAGTCCGGCCTGCGCGGTGGCCTCGACCCGCTGCGCGGCATGCCGGGGGTGCGCGACGTCCGCACGCTCGGCGCCATCGGGGTGGTCGAGCTGGACCGGCCGGTGGACACCCGCGTCGCGACCGCGGCGGCCCTGGACGCCGGCGTGTGGCTGCGGCCGTTCCGCGACCTGGTGTACGCGATGCCGCCCTACGTATGCGACGACGCCGACGTCGCCCGGATCGCGGACGGGATGGTCGCGGCGACCCGGGCGTCCCTGGAGGCCGAGTGA
- the bioD gene encoding dethiobiotin synthase, with the protein MNAVPAGTRSGGRVLVVTGTGTEVGKTVATAAVAAVASARGQRVAVLKPAQTGVAPGEAGDADEVARLVPGVTPVELARYPDPLAPASAARRAGAEELSVAAVADVSERLRGTHDLVLVEGAGGLLVRLNGAGGTLADVAVALACPVLLVCRAGLGTLNDTALSAEALTARGLRCAGVLVGSWPADPGLAERCNLGELPGVAGAPLVGVLPEGAAGLVPEEFARVSRASLATALGVPR; encoded by the coding sequence GTGAACGCTGTCCCGGCCGGCACTCGCTCCGGCGGGCGCGTGCTCGTCGTCACGGGCACGGGCACCGAAGTGGGCAAGACCGTGGCAACCGCGGCGGTCGCCGCCGTGGCCAGTGCCCGCGGTCAGCGAGTGGCGGTGCTCAAGCCGGCGCAGACCGGTGTGGCGCCGGGAGAGGCGGGGGATGCCGACGAGGTGGCGCGCCTGGTGCCGGGCGTGACTCCGGTGGAGCTTGCCCGCTATCCGGACCCGCTCGCCCCGGCGAGCGCCGCGCGCCGAGCGGGTGCCGAGGAGCTGTCGGTGGCGGCGGTCGCGGACGTCTCGGAGCGGCTGCGCGGTACGCACGACCTGGTCCTGGTGGAGGGTGCCGGCGGGCTGCTGGTTCGGCTGAACGGCGCGGGCGGCACGTTGGCCGACGTGGCGGTGGCGCTGGCCTGCCCCGTGCTGCTGGTCTGCCGGGCCGGGCTGGGCACCCTCAACGACACCGCGCTGAGCGCGGAGGCGCTCACCGCGCGCGGGCTGCGGTGCGCGGGTGTGCTGGTGGGCTCCTGGCCGGCTGATCCGGGGCTGGCTGAGCGCTGCAACCTGGGTGAGCTCCCCGGCGTGGCGGGTGCCCCGCTGGTCGGCGTCCTCCCGGAGGGAGCCGCCGGTCTTGTCCCGGAGGAGTTCGCCCGGGTCTCCCGGGCCTCCCTGGCCACGGCGCTCGGTGTACCCCGGTAG
- a CDS encoding nuclear transport factor 2 family protein: protein MADDSAFDTVIAGELRLLDPEVRRDADAVRALLHEDFREFGASGTRWDRRSVVRATRSDTAERSTAEGLHPVRLGPDAVLLTYTARRARSASLRTSVWVRSGGQWRLLHHQGTPLPGPPH, encoded by the coding sequence GTGGCCGACGACAGCGCTTTCGACACCGTGATCGCCGGTGAGCTCAGACTGCTCGACCCTGAGGTGCGGCGCGACGCCGACGCGGTCCGCGCGCTGCTGCACGAGGACTTCCGCGAGTTCGGCGCCTCGGGCACCCGGTGGGACCGCCGCTCGGTGGTGCGCGCCACCCGCAGCGACACCGCGGAGCGCAGCACCGCCGAGGGCCTGCACCCGGTGCGGCTCGGCCCCGATGCCGTACTGCTGACCTACACAGCCAGGCGGGCGCGCTCAGCCTCACTGCGGACGTCGGTGTGGGTCCGGTCGGGCGGGCAATGGCGACTGCTCCACCACCAGGGGACGCCCCTACCCGGTCCCCCGCACTGA
- a CDS encoding DUF3291 domain-containing protein yields the protein MSPTTLHPPRILRARSHSLPSPEGGRAHSPLLAQVHSIAASGDTRIPTVELLATLRERAAEHPGHIGLIQSDHLEDHQYITHASLWRSGSDLRDFVHAGHPDIVAWQRRTGLRITAQRALWWVTAPEQATPEEARERLDHLRRHGPTRHAFTLRSPVPPPSR from the coding sequence ATGTCACCGACCACCCTGCACCCGCCGCGGATCCTCAGAGCGCGAAGCCACTCCCTACCGAGCCCGGAGGGCGGGCGCGCGCACTCTCCTCTTTTGGCGCAGGTCCACAGCATCGCTGCCAGCGGCGATACCCGGATCCCTACCGTCGAACTACTGGCAACCCTGCGGGAACGCGCCGCGGAACACCCTGGCCATATTGGACTGATCCAATCAGACCACCTAGAGGACCACCAGTACATCACCCACGCGTCACTCTGGCGTTCGGGCTCCGACCTGCGCGACTTCGTGCACGCCGGCCACCCCGACATCGTGGCCTGGCAGCGCAGGACGGGCCTGCGCATCACCGCGCAGCGCGCCTTGTGGTGGGTGACCGCGCCGGAGCAGGCCACGCCCGAAGAGGCGCGGGAACGCCTGGACCACCTGCGGCGGCACGGCCCCACCCGGCACGCGTTCACCCTGCGCAGCCCGGTCCCGCCGCCCAGCCGGTGA
- a CDS encoding aminotransferase-like domain-containing protein: MREVVSSRSAGELAALLGDWPTGDGPLYVKLTEALRRTINGGTLAVGERLPSERALAAALAVSRTTVVTAYGDLRSEGLLDSVRGSGTRVSPALAPARPDGWVPGGRGHALFQGILDGSDNVISLACMRSEGLPEVADAIRDVANEDLPALMADDGYYPRGLLALRRAIAERYTAEGLSTRPDQIVVTTGAHQAIALVSSLYVRNGAPVVVESPGFGGCMEVLRAEGAEFVSIPMDQHGIDTVRLREAARERTPHLIYVMPEYHNPTGTQMTPARRREVAEIAARSGVPIVEDFAYTGLRAPEEYPPIAAYAPRGAEVVVVGSLCKTSWAGLRVGWLRAPVEIAERLARRKVLADLGTPLLDQAVAVRLLSQLDELARKRSDLLSARMAFVEERLRAALPDWEWRRPDGGSSLWIRMPDTDASVFAQVALRHGVELVPGPAMTPEHDADFSSFFRLPFGHDEETLEELVSRLARAWSDLSRHGPCEETPLQLVV, encoded by the coding sequence ATGCGAGAAGTGGTTTCTTCCCGAAGTGCCGGCGAGCTGGCCGCGCTGCTCGGCGACTGGCCGACCGGCGACGGCCCCTTGTACGTGAAGCTCACCGAGGCGCTCCGGCGCACCATCAACGGCGGGACGTTGGCCGTCGGGGAGCGACTGCCCTCGGAGCGTGCGCTGGCGGCGGCGCTCGCGGTCAGCCGCACCACCGTGGTCACCGCCTACGGGGACCTGCGCTCCGAAGGGCTCCTGGACAGCGTGCGCGGCAGCGGGACCCGGGTCAGCCCCGCGCTCGCGCCGGCGCGCCCAGACGGCTGGGTACCGGGCGGCCGGGGCCACGCGCTGTTCCAGGGCATCCTCGACGGCTCCGACAACGTCATCTCGCTCGCCTGCATGCGCAGCGAGGGCCTGCCCGAGGTGGCCGATGCCATCCGGGACGTGGCCAATGAGGACCTGCCCGCCCTGATGGCCGATGACGGATACTATCCGCGCGGCTTGTTGGCCCTGCGCCGCGCCATCGCGGAGCGCTACACCGCCGAAGGACTGTCCACCCGGCCCGACCAGATCGTGGTGACCACCGGTGCCCACCAGGCGATCGCCCTGGTGTCGAGCCTGTACGTGCGCAACGGGGCCCCGGTGGTCGTCGAGTCCCCCGGCTTCGGCGGATGCATGGAAGTGCTGCGAGCCGAGGGAGCCGAGTTCGTCAGCATCCCCATGGACCAGCACGGCATCGACACCGTGCGGCTGCGCGAGGCGGCGCGCGAGCGCACCCCGCACCTGATATACGTAATGCCCGAGTACCACAACCCGACCGGGACGCAGATGACGCCCGCTCGGCGCCGGGAGGTGGCCGAGATCGCGGCGCGTTCCGGGGTGCCGATCGTGGAGGACTTCGCCTATACCGGGCTGCGTGCGCCGGAGGAGTACCCGCCGATCGCCGCCTACGCCCCGCGCGGCGCGGAGGTCGTGGTCGTCGGCTCGCTGTGCAAGACGAGCTGGGCGGGGCTGCGCGTGGGGTGGCTGCGGGCGCCGGTGGAGATCGCCGAGCGGCTCGCGCGCCGCAAGGTCCTGGCGGACCTGGGCACCCCGTTGCTGGACCAGGCGGTCGCCGTGCGGCTGCTGTCGCAGCTCGACGAGTTGGCGCGCAAGAGGTCGGATCTGCTCTCGGCCCGGATGGCGTTCGTGGAGGAGCGGCTGCGGGCCGCGCTGCCCGACTGGGAGTGGCGGCGCCCCGACGGTGGCTCGTCGCTGTGGATCCGGATGCCGGACACCGACGCCAGTGTCTTCGCCCAGGTCGCGTTGCGCCACGGCGTGGAGCTCGTTCCGGGACCGGCCATGACACCCGAACACGACGCGGATTTCAGCAGCTTCTTCCGGCTGCCCTTCGGGCACGACGAGGAGACCCTGGAGGAGTTGGTGTCCCGGTTGGCGCGGGCGTGGTCCGACCTCTCCCGGCACGGCCCCTGCGAGGAGACGCCGCTGCAACTGGTGGTCTGA